A single genomic interval of Deltaproteobacteria bacterium harbors:
- a CDS encoding 3'-5' exonuclease, producing MRQRSFLIFDLETVPDYEVYAVPELPAGTDRPIPPPYAHVPVVIGVLWLDHDYSFKRLGVVGEGRDEAGALADFGGFVEKQRPHLVTFNGRGFDLPVIMLRALRHGVPLPWYYRDKGYRYRYSDEGHIDLCDLLAEHGAIKFLSLHAAARLVGLPGKLDVDGSQVESLYRGGQLDRIRRYCLADVAQTAFLFLRLRLVQGHLALDEYQRAARALHQALVDDGRLPELLESTDLDRLLLADARA from the coding sequence ATGCGGCAACGGAGCTTTCTGATCTTCGATCTCGAGACGGTGCCGGACTACGAGGTCTACGCCGTTCCCGAGCTGCCGGCCGGTACCGACCGGCCGATCCCTCCCCCCTACGCCCACGTGCCGGTGGTCATCGGCGTGCTCTGGCTCGATCACGACTATTCCTTCAAGCGTCTCGGGGTGGTCGGCGAGGGGCGCGACGAGGCCGGAGCGCTCGCCGACTTCGGCGGCTTCGTCGAGAAACAGCGCCCCCATCTGGTGACCTTCAACGGGCGAGGCTTCGACCTGCCGGTCATCATGCTGCGTGCGTTGCGGCACGGGGTGCCGCTACCCTGGTATTACCGTGATAAGGGGTATAGATACCGGTATAGCGACGAAGGCCATATCGACCTCTGCGACCTCCTCGCCGAGCACGGCGCGATCAAGTTCCTGAGCCTGCACGCGGCGGCCCGGCTCGTGGGGCTGCCCGGGAAGCTGGACGTGGACGGCAGTCAGGTGGAGAGCCTGTACCGAGGGGGCCAGCTCGACCGCATTCGCCGCTACTGCCTGGCCGACGTGGCGCAGACGGCGTTCCTCTTCCTGCGCCTGCGGCTCGTTCAGGGGCACCTCGCGCTGGACGAGTATCAGCGTGCCGCGCGAGCGCTCCACCAGGCGCTCGTGGACGATGGTCGCCTTCCCGAGCTGCTCGAGAGCACCGACCTCGACCGGCTGCTGCTCGCCGACGCCCGGGCGTAG
- a CDS encoding HAMP domain-containing histidine kinase: MRTRRGKVLRGLLPALAIIAPATTLAVLGLRAYRAEALLLRERFKQDQAAIVRLVAGRLGEEARKALEELAERSRHRDLDDELAARFVGAHPVARHVFLLRGGQLVYPASVRPAWGRSWERRTELSPHLVSELDVRNYVVRLREQRRQGELVGRALSAEYRRELPRAAQLYRQASRGEGTPAAQALLGLARVARRQQDGPLADRVYAQLKDRFELVQDGEGTAYGLLADVGRAELGPLRRVLALHGQLLRGEYFTSTASRRFYLGWVLDRLDAASRRGDRTLRPEVVRHIRRQTEALFAADRFGTQLRRYGLSELQAQASPAVRGMALDRQTFLVLRRQGDQVLGYAVSEGFLGARVAKQVAAVGQRDQGLRLVLHRVGEAPRLGSEQLLHSALLEPPLGHWAVHALVPTSDPVGGIDRRSQMRQLGMIVGLIFVLAGGLFLTYRGVRRESDLAQLKSDFASNVSHELKTPLTSIRMYAEMLEQGIAASPEDQRRYQGVIIRESERLGRLIANVLDFSRIERGTRRYDLVPADLGLIAVEAIETFRRLSEGEAVQIGVELDEGLPLVVADREAAVQSILNLLSNAAKYSRGAPRIEVRSVRRADAVGVRVRDEGIGIPAGEQRRIFEDFYRAPQAREVGVEGTGLGLALVRRHMKACGGSVELASAVGQGSTFTLWFPLSPALPASQEVGLVHDSGH, from the coding sequence ATGCGCACTCGGCGCGGCAAAGTCCTGCGCGGCCTTCTGCCCGCGCTCGCGATCATCGCGCCGGCCACCACCTTGGCAGTGCTCGGCCTGCGTGCGTATCGCGCGGAGGCGCTGCTCCTGCGGGAGCGCTTCAAGCAGGATCAGGCGGCCATCGTGCGCCTCGTCGCGGGGCGCCTAGGCGAGGAGGCGCGCAAGGCGCTCGAGGAGCTCGCCGAGCGCTCGCGGCACCGGGACCTCGACGACGAGCTGGCGGCGCGCTTCGTTGGTGCGCACCCCGTGGCCCGGCACGTCTTCCTCCTGCGCGGAGGGCAGCTCGTCTACCCCGCGAGCGTGCGCCCCGCGTGGGGGCGGAGCTGGGAGCGGCGTACGGAGCTCTCGCCGCACCTCGTCTCGGAGCTCGACGTGCGGAACTACGTGGTGCGGCTGCGGGAACAGCGCCGGCAGGGAGAGCTGGTCGGCCGCGCGCTCTCGGCCGAATACCGCCGGGAGCTGCCGAGGGCCGCACAGCTCTACCGGCAGGCCTCCCGCGGCGAGGGGACACCTGCGGCGCAAGCGCTCCTCGGCCTGGCGCGCGTCGCGCGGCGGCAGCAGGATGGCCCGCTCGCCGACCGCGTCTACGCCCAGCTCAAGGACCGCTTCGAGCTGGTGCAGGATGGGGAGGGGACCGCGTACGGCCTGCTCGCCGACGTGGGGCGCGCCGAGCTCGGGCCGCTCCGTCGGGTGCTGGCCCTCCACGGCCAGCTCCTGCGCGGGGAGTACTTCACCTCGACCGCCAGCCGCCGCTTCTACCTCGGGTGGGTGCTCGACCGCCTCGACGCGGCGTCGCGTCGGGGGGACCGGACGTTGCGCCCCGAGGTGGTGCGGCACATCCGGCGGCAGACCGAGGCTCTCTTCGCGGCCGACCGCTTCGGGACGCAGCTTCGCCGCTATGGCTTGAGCGAGCTCCAGGCGCAGGCGAGCCCCGCGGTGCGCGGCATGGCCCTCGACCGGCAGACCTTCCTGGTTCTGCGGCGCCAAGGGGACCAGGTGCTGGGCTACGCGGTATCGGAGGGCTTCCTCGGCGCGCGCGTGGCCAAGCAGGTGGCCGCGGTGGGGCAGCGGGACCAGGGGCTCCGGCTCGTGCTCCACCGCGTGGGCGAGGCGCCTCGCCTGGGGTCGGAGCAGCTCCTGCACTCGGCCTTGCTCGAGCCCCCGCTCGGGCACTGGGCCGTGCACGCGCTCGTCCCCACCTCGGACCCCGTCGGCGGGATCGACCGCCGCAGTCAGATGCGGCAGCTCGGCATGATCGTGGGGCTGATCTTTGTCCTCGCGGGGGGGCTCTTCCTGACCTATCGAGGCGTCCGGCGCGAGTCCGATCTCGCGCAGCTCAAGAGCGACTTCGCTTCGAACGTGTCGCACGAGCTCAAGACCCCGCTGACCTCGATTCGTATGTACGCCGAGATGCTGGAGCAGGGGATCGCCGCGAGCCCGGAGGATCAGCGCCGGTACCAGGGGGTGATCATCCGCGAGTCGGAGCGACTCGGACGCCTCATCGCCAACGTGCTCGACTTCTCGCGCATCGAGCGCGGGACGCGGCGCTACGACCTGGTCCCCGCGGACCTCGGACTCATCGCCGTCGAGGCCATCGAGACCTTCAGGCGCCTGTCGGAGGGGGAGGCGGTCCAGATCGGCGTCGAGCTCGACGAAGGCCTGCCGCTCGTCGTCGCAGACCGCGAGGCAGCGGTGCAGTCGATCCTGAATCTGCTCTCGAACGCGGCGAAGTACTCGCGCGGGGCGCCGCGCATCGAGGTGCGTTCGGTGCGGCGGGCCGATGCGGTGGGGGTTCGCGTGCGCGACGAGGGGATCGGGATCCCGGCCGGGGAGCAGCGGCGCATCTTCGAGGACTTCTATCGCGCGCCCCAGGCCCGGGAGGTGGGCGTGGAGGGGACGGGGCTCGGTCTGGCGCTCGTGCGTCGCCACATGAAGGCCTGCGGTGGTAGCGTGGAGCTTGCGAGCGCCGTGGGGCAGGGCAGCACCTTCACGCTGTGGTTTCCTTTATCGCCGGCGCTGCCGGCGTCTCAGGAGGTGGGGCTTGTCCACGATTCTGGTCATTGA
- a CDS encoding acetyl-CoA carboxylase carboxyltransferase subunit beta: MAWWKRTDRGPAALQDKKSMPSGVWAKCDGCGEILVETELKENLNVCPRCGYHHPISAVERLESLLDPESFTELGGGVEPLDPLGFKDSKPYRERLRTARKQTGFADAALVGLGRLEGHRVGIGVLVFEFMAGSMGSVVGERITRLLEAARETRCPAILCSASGGARMQEGILSLMQMAKTSAALRRLKDAGLPYISVLHHPTTGGVAASFAMLGDVIVAEPQALIGFAGPRVIEQTIRQKLPEGFQRSEFLLEHGMVDLIVPRTELRQRLAQLVGFLGPERPV, encoded by the coding sequence ATGGCATGGTGGAAGCGCACCGATCGAGGTCCTGCAGCCCTGCAGGACAAGAAATCGATGCCCAGCGGGGTATGGGCCAAGTGCGACGGGTGCGGCGAGATCCTCGTCGAGACCGAGCTCAAGGAGAACCTGAACGTCTGTCCGCGTTGCGGCTACCACCACCCGATCTCCGCCGTGGAGCGACTCGAGAGCTTGCTCGACCCGGAGAGCTTCACGGAGCTCGGCGGGGGCGTGGAGCCGCTCGACCCCTTAGGCTTCAAGGACTCCAAGCCGTACCGTGAACGGCTTCGGACGGCGCGCAAGCAGACGGGTTTCGCCGACGCGGCGTTGGTGGGGCTCGGGCGTCTCGAAGGACACCGCGTCGGGATCGGCGTGCTGGTCTTCGAGTTCATGGCGGGGTCGATGGGCTCGGTGGTGGGGGAACGCATCACGCGACTGCTCGAGGCGGCGCGCGAGACGCGCTGCCCGGCGATCCTCTGCTCGGCGTCGGGCGGGGCGCGCATGCAGGAGGGGATTCTCTCCCTCATGCAGATGGCCAAGACCAGCGCGGCGCTTCGCCGGCTGAAGGACGCGGGGCTGCCGTACATCTCGGTGCTGCACCACCCGACGACGGGTGGCGTCGCCGCGAGCTTCGCGATGCTCGGCGACGTGATCGTGGCCGAGCCGCAGGCGCTCATCGGCTTCGCCGGCCCGCGCGTGATCGAGCAGACCATCCGGCAGAAGTTGCCCGAGGGCTTCCAGCGCTCGGAGTTCCTGCTCGAGCACGGCATGGTGGATCTCATCGTGCCGCGGACGGAGCTCCGGCAGCGCCTGGCCCAGCTCGTAGGATTCCTCGGACCCGAACGACCCGTTTGA
- a CDS encoding carboxypeptidase regulatory-like domain-containing protein yields the protein MRVPVRTFGLFLLLWPLALGSRPSRAEVPSGGNLTGLRGLLRTSAASGQPKGFFGVGAELQYFRSGNFLAQGQTHARLANTYSVSFAPFSFLEAAFLVHVISDSSSLGSTDELQVAVGDPELAIKGGYAIGGGFALGGLFDLRFPSGAGFFKPAGAATNLLVAALGSWTLSPRVPLGVHLNVGFQLDGSKNLFDNAQQLTPAQRFAGQLSSFHRVVTRFGVEYNSPFLGPFVELSLEPFVGGGAPGFGQSPGVLSLGAKVWPARTRGLEFLAAVDIGLTGVGSGAPPTLEPGKYAFVIPRWNLLFRLSYRFDPFAKPEVRIVKQRDPDDGGTRTAALAPGVALGRVLDARTGQPIAHGRVELEGTKASGLAVDAADGSFRTYPLSPGPHAVVATAEGYERARAEVQIRSGGEAQVELKLSPRDRVTPGTLRGTLKAVGGKDLPDATILIPELDRTIPVDRDGNFTVSLKPGEYRLVVSAKGYRAQRKTIRVSEGSTVILNVELYR from the coding sequence ATGCGCGTTCCCGTCCGCACCTTTGGCCTGTTCCTGCTCCTTTGGCCGCTCGCCCTGGGCTCTCGGCCGAGCCGAGCCGAGGTGCCGTCTGGAGGAAACCTGACCGGTCTGCGTGGGCTTCTGCGCACCTCGGCGGCCAGCGGTCAGCCGAAGGGTTTCTTCGGCGTGGGGGCCGAGCTGCAGTATTTCCGCAGCGGGAACTTCCTGGCCCAGGGGCAGACCCACGCGCGATTGGCGAACACCTACAGCGTGAGCTTCGCCCCCTTCAGCTTCCTCGAGGCCGCCTTCCTCGTCCACGTGATTTCGGATAGCAGCTCGCTCGGCTCCACCGACGAGCTGCAGGTAGCCGTCGGAGATCCGGAGCTCGCGATCAAGGGGGGCTACGCGATTGGCGGAGGCTTCGCGCTGGGCGGGCTGTTCGACCTGCGCTTTCCCTCCGGCGCGGGCTTCTTCAAGCCCGCCGGGGCGGCGACCAACCTGCTCGTCGCCGCGCTCGGGAGCTGGACGCTGAGCCCCAGGGTCCCGCTCGGCGTGCACCTCAACGTTGGTTTCCAGCTGGACGGGTCGAAGAACCTCTTCGACAACGCGCAGCAGCTCACGCCGGCGCAGCGCTTCGCCGGGCAGCTCAGCTCCTTTCATCGCGTGGTGACCCGCTTCGGCGTGGAGTACAACAGCCCCTTCCTGGGACCCTTCGTGGAGCTCTCCCTTGAGCCCTTCGTCGGCGGCGGGGCGCCGGGCTTCGGGCAGAGCCCCGGAGTCCTTTCGCTGGGCGCGAAAGTCTGGCCGGCGCGTACGCGGGGACTCGAGTTCCTCGCCGCGGTGGACATCGGACTGACCGGCGTCGGGTCCGGCGCGCCGCCGACCCTCGAACCGGGAAAGTACGCCTTCGTGATCCCGCGCTGGAACCTGCTCTTCCGCCTGAGCTACCGCTTCGATCCGTTCGCCAAGCCCGAGGTGCGGATCGTCAAGCAGCGCGACCCCGACGACGGAGGGACCCGCACCGCGGCGCTCGCCCCGGGGGTGGCGCTCGGGCGGGTGCTGGACGCGCGCACCGGGCAGCCGATCGCCCACGGACGGGTCGAGCTCGAGGGGACGAAGGCCTCGGGACTGGCCGTGGACGCCGCGGACGGGAGCTTCCGCACCTACCCGCTCTCCCCGGGGCCGCACGCGGTCGTGGCCACGGCGGAGGGCTACGAGCGGGCGCGCGCGGAGGTTCAGATCCGATCCGGCGGCGAGGCGCAGGTGGAGCTCAAGCTCTCACCGCGCGACCGGGTCACTCCGGGCACCCTGCGCGGCACGCTCAAGGCCGTGGGGGGCAAGGACCTGCCCGACGCGACGATCCTGATTCCGGAGCTGGATCGCACGATCCCCGTGGACCGGGACGGGAACTTCACCGTCTCGCTCAAGCCCGGGGAGTACCGGCTCGTGGTCTCGGCGAAGGGCTATCGCGCCCAGCGCAAGACGATCCGCGTCTCCGAGGGGAGCACGGTGATCCTCAACGTCGAGCTGTATCGTTAG
- a CDS encoding DUF374 domain-containing protein, giving the protein MSWLRALARRVVGELLLLAFGLFRLTWRVRVVGQVPEGPAVYAFWHGDLLCLAAASPPTRAAVLVSRSPDGELGGLLARHLGCDAVRGSTSRGAWRSALGLRRRLRAGQAVALALDGPRGPRHRDGSSATRLARAAGVPLVPVAARASRAWQLRSWDRLCIPRPFATVVVAWGAPAAECEAAGALAALWERTRRETRV; this is encoded by the coding sequence GTGTCGTGGCTGCGCGCGCTGGCCCGCCGAGTGGTCGGGGAGCTGCTGCTCCTCGCGTTCGGGCTCTTTCGCCTGACCTGGCGGGTGCGCGTCGTCGGCCAGGTGCCCGAGGGACCCGCGGTCTACGCCTTCTGGCACGGAGACCTGCTCTGCCTCGCGGCGGCTTCCCCTCCCACGCGCGCTGCCGTGCTGGTCAGTCGCAGCCCCGACGGGGAGCTCGGCGGATTGCTCGCGCGCCATCTCGGGTGCGACGCTGTCCGCGGCAGCACCTCGCGCGGGGCGTGGAGGTCCGCGCTGGGGCTCCGGCGCCGCCTTCGGGCGGGGCAGGCCGTGGCGCTGGCCCTGGATGGGCCGCGCGGGCCCCGGCATCGAGACGGCTCATCCGCCACGCGACTTGCGCGCGCGGCGGGGGTGCCCCTGGTCCCCGTCGCGGCGAGGGCCAGCCGGGCGTGGCAGCTGCGATCCTGGGACCGGCTGTGCATCCCGCGCCCGTTCGCGACGGTGGTCGTCGCGTGGGGAGCGCCGGCGGCGGAGTGCGAGGCGGCGGGCGCGCTCGCCGCGCTCTGGGAGCGCACGCGGCGCGAGACGAGGGTGTGA
- the nagA gene encoding N-acetylglucosamine-6-phosphate deacetylase, which translates to MIHGAEKGASGAFDVDLRLEGTLVVPGGRLPRGVVLVRQGRVSYFGAAEGAPAGRAARTESCARGVITAGLVDLHVHGAAGADASDGTLESLQTLCVAHAAAGTTGLCPTVLTSAPEVTLRALAAIRAAAERGPLGARVLGAHLEGPFLNPAKAGAQPEEHLRLPDRALLREFLAAAEGTLKLVTLAPELPGALELVAELRSAGVTVAMGHSTASYAEALQAIGAGCSVATHVFNAMPALHHREPGLAGAALLDERVVCEVIADGEHLHPATVTLVHRLKGARGVCLVSDCLAAWRAPPGGFRLGERAVSVGRGVARLADGTLAGAASPLALGLSRYAAWTGGGDAAALEAAVSVPARLVGAETSATPSVGSWADLVHWGEGGEALAVWIGGVRCEDPGGPRP; encoded by the coding sequence GTGATCCACGGAGCAGAGAAGGGCGCTTCGGGCGCCTTCGACGTTGACCTTCGCCTCGAGGGGACCTTGGTCGTCCCGGGGGGGCGCCTGCCGCGAGGCGTGGTCCTCGTGCGGCAGGGACGTGTGAGTTACTTCGGAGCGGCGGAGGGCGCGCCGGCGGGGAGGGCGGCCCGCACCGAGTCGTGCGCGCGGGGCGTGATCACGGCGGGGCTCGTGGACCTCCACGTGCACGGCGCCGCCGGGGCCGACGCGAGCGACGGCACCCTGGAGTCCTTGCAGACCCTCTGCGTGGCGCACGCCGCGGCGGGGACGACGGGCCTCTGCCCGACGGTGTTGACCAGCGCGCCGGAGGTCACGCTGCGGGCGCTTGCGGCGATCCGCGCTGCGGCGGAGCGCGGGCCGCTGGGGGCGCGTGTGCTCGGCGCGCATCTCGAGGGGCCGTTTCTCAACCCGGCGAAGGCGGGGGCGCAGCCCGAGGAGCACCTGCGTCTGCCCGATCGCGCGCTGCTGCGCGAGTTCCTTGCTGCCGCCGAGGGGACGCTGAAGCTCGTGACCCTGGCCCCCGAGCTCCCCGGGGCGCTCGAGCTGGTAGCCGAGCTGCGTAGCGCGGGGGTGACCGTCGCGATGGGGCACTCGACGGCGAGCTACGCCGAGGCGCTTCAGGCCATCGGCGCGGGCTGCTCGGTGGCCACGCACGTCTTCAACGCCATGCCCGCGCTGCACCACCGGGAGCCGGGACTCGCGGGCGCGGCGCTCCTCGACGAGCGCGTGGTGTGCGAGGTGATCGCCGACGGGGAGCACCTGCACCCGGCGACGGTGACGCTCGTCCACCGCCTGAAGGGGGCGCGGGGCGTGTGCCTCGTGAGCGATTGCCTCGCGGCCTGGCGGGCGCCGCCCGGTGGATTCCGCCTCGGGGAGCGCGCGGTGAGCGTGGGTCGGGGCGTCGCACGGCTGGCCGACGGTACCTTGGCCGGAGCTGCGTCGCCGCTGGCCCTGGGGCTCTCCCGCTACGCCGCGTGGACCGGCGGCGGGGACGCGGCCGCGCTCGAGGCGGCGGTGAGCGTGCCCGCGCGTCTCGTCGGCGCGGAGACCTCCGCCACGCCCTCTGTCGGGAGCTGGGCCGATCTCGTGCACTGGGGAGAGGGCGGCGAGGCGCTCGCCGTCTGGATCGGCGGCGTGCGATGCGAGGACCCGGGGGGGCCCAGGCCGTGA
- a CDS encoding serine/threonine protein kinase, with the protein MGASVGQTVAASASAETTGATSQYGRYEILSKLATGGMGEVFLARSVGAAGFSKFVVIKKILPHLLEQPQFVEGLVREAKLLVLLDHPNIVQVLDLGVEGRDYFMAMEYVHGYNLATIAHYCAQRRLVIPASLCAYVAVEVLEGLEYAHGQRAPDGTRHNIIHRDVSPQNVLISRDGRVKLTDFGIAKVVNEAEAEVTKSLKGKFRYMAPEAVEGGRIDHRYDLFAVGILLFEALCRRHLFGGRTDLDILNQVRETKIPQIARFHPEAPSSLVAAVERSLRRDPEERFQSAGEFAAALRETNFPSTDAELEAQLRSFVVELYDRPDFPINKPKLPDLNKAQRPTGETRPLVLRSHLSGEVEVVGRGRRASRGSALIAVLSVGFVVISAVVAYLAYAMLYRRRPDPGPKAPVIIVSPNTPRGGAGAGDGGRTPATSAIDASAVALADGRRKPVRPPVRAFTEEMGAQAFRRSGPALTRCFNAHGPTGEAEVRLNVLSTVRANGSVGAVRLEPPAQGGTELGRCVIGVASRVQYPRHNKPEVTFLQPVRLRRTER; encoded by the coding sequence ATGGGCGCGTCCGTGGGACAGACGGTGGCGGCGAGCGCGAGCGCAGAAACGACGGGGGCGACCTCCCAGTACGGTCGCTACGAGATCCTGAGCAAGCTCGCGACCGGGGGCATGGGAGAGGTCTTTCTCGCGCGATCGGTCGGCGCCGCCGGCTTCAGCAAGTTCGTCGTCATCAAGAAGATCCTGCCGCACCTGCTCGAGCAGCCGCAGTTCGTGGAGGGCCTGGTCCGCGAGGCCAAGCTGCTCGTGCTCCTCGACCACCCGAACATCGTGCAGGTGCTCGACCTGGGGGTCGAGGGCCGCGACTACTTCATGGCCATGGAGTACGTCCACGGCTACAACCTGGCCACCATCGCGCACTATTGCGCGCAGCGGCGCCTGGTCATCCCCGCGTCGCTGTGCGCGTACGTCGCGGTCGAGGTCCTCGAAGGGCTGGAGTACGCTCACGGCCAGCGGGCGCCCGATGGAACGCGGCACAACATCATCCACCGCGACGTGAGCCCCCAGAACGTGCTCATCTCCCGCGATGGGCGCGTGAAGCTCACCGACTTCGGTATCGCCAAGGTGGTGAACGAGGCCGAGGCCGAGGTGACAAAGAGCCTGAAGGGGAAGTTCCGCTACATGGCCCCCGAGGCGGTGGAGGGGGGGCGGATCGACCACCGCTACGACCTCTTTGCCGTCGGGATCCTGCTCTTCGAGGCGCTCTGCCGGCGCCACCTCTTCGGGGGGCGCACGGACCTGGATATCCTGAATCAGGTGCGCGAGACGAAGATCCCGCAGATCGCGCGCTTCCATCCCGAGGCGCCGTCGTCCCTCGTGGCCGCGGTGGAGCGCTCCTTGCGGCGTGACCCCGAGGAACGCTTCCAGAGCGCGGGGGAGTTCGCGGCCGCGCTGCGCGAGACGAACTTTCCCTCCACGGATGCCGAGCTCGAGGCGCAGCTCCGCAGCTTCGTGGTGGAGCTCTACGACCGCCCCGACTTCCCGATCAACAAGCCCAAGCTGCCGGACCTGAACAAGGCTCAGCGTCCCACCGGCGAGACGCGCCCCCTGGTGCTCCGTTCGCACCTGTCGGGGGAGGTCGAGGTGGTCGGGCGGGGGCGACGCGCGAGCCGCGGCAGCGCCCTCATCGCGGTGCTCTCGGTCGGCTTCGTGGTGATCAGCGCCGTGGTGGCGTACCTGGCCTACGCCATGCTGTACCGTCGGCGCCCCGACCCGGGCCCTAAGGCACCCGTGATCATCGTGTCGCCCAACACGCCGCGCGGCGGAGCGGGGGCGGGCGATGGAGGTCGCACGCCGGCGACGAGCGCGATCGATGCGTCGGCAGTCGCCCTAGCCGATGGTCGGCGCAAGCCTGTCCGGCCGCCGGTTCGCGCGTTCACCGAGGAGATGGGGGCGCAGGCCTTCCGGCGCTCCGGCCCGGCCCTGACCCGCTGTTTCAACGCGCACGGTCCCACGGGTGAGGCCGAGGTGCGCCTGAACGTCCTGTCGACCGTGCGCGCGAACGGGAGCGTGGGCGCCGTCCGCCTCGAGCCCCCCGCGCAGGGCGGCACGGAGCTCGGCCGCTGCGTGATCGGCGTAGCCAGCCGCGTGCAGTACCCGAGGCACAACAAGCCCGAGGTGACGTTTCTCCAACCGGTGCGGCTGCGACGCACGGAACGCTGA
- a CDS encoding bifunctional folylpolyglutamate synthase/dihydrofolate synthase yields the protein MRDDLAGALRRLLGLSRFGMQLGLTRMERLLSALGRPERRFAAVHVAGTNGKGSTAAMVEACLREAGVRTGLYTSPHLSRFSERIRVGGIEIDGSSLSRWVERVLDLEPEATFFEAATAVAFAHFAEAGVELAVVEAGLGGRLDATNAILPLVSVISSIGLDHQEVLGPDLASIAAEKAGIIKPEVPVVVAPGAPEVVEVFEARAREERAPLSRVGQDLRFAARGGELYVEGAHLPFALPPLRLALVGAHQRENAALAIAALAALSRGGWPISERAIESGMLAARWPGRLEWIGETLLDCAHNPAGARALSVALEGRGDFCLVFGQLEDKAALPTLEALLPHARRVIFTEPRSPRRRRAAALAEELGRGETAPSLAEALALARAEPGPVLVTGSVYLVGEARELLLGETRDPLPTSDPR from the coding sequence ATGCGCGACGACCTGGCCGGGGCCCTGAGACGTCTTCTGGGGCTCTCGCGCTTCGGCATGCAGCTCGGCCTGACGCGCATGGAGCGCCTGCTCTCCGCGCTGGGGCGGCCGGAGCGGCGGTTCGCGGCGGTGCACGTGGCGGGGACGAACGGCAAGGGCTCCACGGCCGCGATGGTGGAGGCTTGCCTGCGGGAGGCGGGGGTCCGCACCGGACTCTACACCTCGCCGCACCTCAGCCGCTTCTCCGAGCGGATCCGCGTGGGCGGGATCGAGATCGACGGCAGCTCTCTCTCTCGGTGGGTCGAGCGCGTGCTCGACCTGGAGCCGGAGGCCACCTTCTTCGAGGCCGCGACCGCCGTGGCGTTCGCGCACTTCGCGGAGGCCGGGGTGGAGCTGGCGGTGGTGGAGGCCGGCCTCGGCGGGAGGCTGGATGCGACGAACGCGATCCTTCCGCTGGTGAGCGTGATCTCGTCCATCGGGCTCGACCACCAGGAGGTTCTCGGTCCCGACCTGGCATCCATCGCCGCGGAGAAGGCCGGGATCATCAAGCCCGAGGTGCCGGTGGTGGTGGCGCCAGGAGCGCCCGAGGTCGTGGAGGTCTTCGAGGCGCGCGCGCGGGAAGAGCGGGCCCCCCTCAGTCGCGTGGGGCAGGACCTGCGCTTCGCCGCGCGCGGCGGGGAGCTTTACGTCGAGGGGGCGCACCTTCCGTTTGCGCTGCCGCCGCTGCGACTCGCCCTGGTCGGCGCGCACCAGCGAGAGAACGCGGCGCTCGCCATCGCCGCGCTGGCGGCGCTTTCGCGGGGGGGCTGGCCGATCTCGGAGCGCGCGATCGAGAGCGGGATGCTCGCGGCGCGCTGGCCGGGGCGCCTGGAGTGGATCGGCGAGACCCTCCTGGATTGCGCCCACAACCCGGCGGGGGCGCGGGCGCTCTCCGTGGCCCTCGAGGGGCGCGGGGACTTCTGTCTGGTCTTCGGGCAGCTCGAGGACAAGGCGGCGCTTCCCACGCTCGAGGCGCTCCTGCCGCACGCGCGGCGGGTGATCTTCACCGAGCCGCGTAGCCCGAGGCGCCGGAGGGCGGCGGCTCTGGCCGAGGAGCTCGGACGTGGCGAGACCGCCCCTTCGCTGGCGGAGGCTCTCGCGCTCGCGCGGGCCGAACCCGGGCCGGTTCTCGTCACCGGGTCGGTCTACCTGGTAGGAGAGGCGCGCGAGCTGCTCCTCGGGGAGACGCGGGATCCGCTCCCCACCTCGGACCCGCGCTGA
- a CDS encoding response regulator transcription factor: protein MSTILVIEDDSSIRVGLVETLRAKGYQVNAAARGGEGLALCASSPPDLVILDLMLPDMEGFEVCRQLKGSPQADVPVIMLTARGAELDRVRGLELGADDYVTKPFSLMELLARIGVVLRRSGRGRPMEGGIEEIRFGEVVVNFRRHEGRKGTTPLSLSDRGYLILQVFAQHRGEVLSREQLLQEAWGYSRELNTRTVDNHVVKIRKEIEDDPNNPRYLVTVHGVGYKLAI, encoded by the coding sequence TTGTCCACGATTCTGGTCATTGAGGACGACAGCTCCATCCGGGTCGGCCTGGTCGAGACGCTGCGCGCCAAGGGCTACCAGGTGAACGCCGCGGCACGGGGGGGGGAGGGGCTCGCGCTCTGCGCTTCGTCTCCGCCCGACCTCGTGATCCTGGATCTGATGCTCCCCGACATGGAGGGCTTCGAGGTCTGCCGCCAGCTCAAGGGGTCGCCCCAGGCGGACGTCCCGGTGATCATGCTGACCGCGCGGGGAGCGGAGCTGGACCGGGTGCGTGGGCTCGAGCTCGGCGCCGACGACTACGTGACCAAGCCCTTCAGTCTGATGGAGCTGCTCGCGCGGATCGGCGTGGTGCTCCGCCGCAGCGGACGCGGACGGCCGATGGAAGGGGGGATCGAGGAGATCCGCTTTGGCGAGGTGGTCGTGAACTTCCGGCGGCACGAGGGGCGGAAGGGGACGACCCCGCTGTCGCTGAGCGACCGGGGGTACCTCATCCTGCAGGTCTTCGCCCAGCACCGGGGAGAGGTGCTCAGTCGCGAACAGCTGCTCCAGGAGGCCTGGGGCTACTCCCGGGAGCTCAACACGCGCACCGTGGACAACCACGTGGTGAAGATCCGCAAGGAGATCGAGGACGACCCCAACAACCCGCGCTACCTCGTGACGGTGCACGGGGTGGGCTACAAGTTGGCGATCTGA